One genomic segment of uncultured Desulfobacter sp. includes these proteins:
- a CDS encoding AAA family ATPase has protein sequence MMKNGESPREFFDCEAHPFADTYRLKELYLGKQDAHFLRMARSLISSGKSFTLSGPSGTGKSTLVRYVLSQLDPNCYRPALVHYGGLLRNGFLKAIADVIGVDTNSRTVPLLLKLQKQITQVTPENRGLFPVFVIDDAHLMEKESLMDICSLMFNPHRQTVAASFILVGDETLEKKLQLQVMAPIKTRLTGNFKLDPLSDEESLEFMRFRLSKAKADENLFDADALSIMASHCRGNRRQIMNMGTILLSEAYFRQERTISTELIYTCDDILITE, from the coding sequence ATGATGAAAAATGGTGAATCACCCAGGGAATTCTTTGATTGTGAAGCGCATCCGTTTGCCGATACCTATCGTTTAAAAGAGCTTTATCTTGGTAAACAAGATGCCCATTTTTTGAGAATGGCTCGATCATTAATTTCCAGTGGCAAAAGCTTTACGCTTTCCGGGCCGTCGGGGACCGGAAAATCAACCTTGGTCCGTTATGTGTTATCACAACTTGATCCCAATTGTTACAGACCCGCGTTAGTCCACTATGGGGGGCTTTTGCGAAACGGTTTCTTAAAAGCGATTGCCGACGTGATTGGTGTGGATACCAACTCCCGGACAGTACCGTTATTATTAAAGTTGCAAAAACAGATCACACAGGTGACGCCCGAAAACCGTGGTCTGTTCCCGGTATTTGTTATTGACGATGCCCATTTAATGGAAAAAGAATCTTTGATGGATATCTGCTCCCTGATGTTTAATCCACATAGACAGACTGTTGCGGCAAGTTTTATTCTCGTCGGCGATGAAACCCTTGAAAAGAAACTGCAACTGCAGGTTATGGCACCAATCAAAACCCGTTTGACCGGTAATTTTAAGCTGGATCCCTTGAGCGATGAAGAAAGTCTTGAGTTTATGCGATTCAGGCTATCAAAAGCCAAGGCAGATGAGAACCTGTTTGATGCGGATGCCTTAAGTATTATGGCTTCCCACTGCCGTGGGAATCGTCGACAAATCATGAACATGGGGACCATACTTCTATCGGAGGCATATTTCAGACAGGAAAGAACCATAAGCACCGAGTTAATTTATACATGTGACGATATATTGATTACTGAGTGA
- a CDS encoding DDE-type integrase/transposase/recombinase, with translation MEQENDKNLEIALWRYGLISPLLHRDANDLTLNKMLDMASSRRYVHPNGTHVLLSGETLRKWLYRYQKLGLPGLEDKQRSDKGLHKIPESLSDKMIALRLEHPRWTTARLIKELARAGVWNGRKPSRSALYRFAKTHNLQRDPHLNPELGARPYAFDHFGQLWMADFLHGPKLYHGKKKKKTYLHVILDDCCRYIVHGGFYLTESVNPLVFDLMGSVKRFGIPQRFYVDNGAAYSSRHLKIICARNGIDLVHTPPYRPQGRGKVERLFRTVRDQFLCDKYKTVQQINQAFKVWLSNYHQSIHSSLGCSPKQKRLQTRSCCRTLPPTADIESLFRMERRCRVYKDSTIRFRKNQYEIPGSLPGSRVIIYYMPWDIEDVYYGEEMKKARIVDLSENARRFDAPGGRTK, from the coding sequence ATGGAACAAGAAAACGACAAAAATCTGGAAATAGCCTTGTGGCGTTACGGTCTTATCAGCCCCCTTCTACACAGGGATGCCAATGACCTCACATTAAACAAAATGTTGGATATGGCATCTTCACGCAGGTATGTTCACCCAAACGGCACCCACGTTCTTTTGAGCGGCGAGACTTTGAGGAAATGGCTGTATCGTTACCAGAAACTGGGATTGCCGGGCCTTGAGGACAAGCAAAGATCCGACAAAGGGCTGCATAAAATCCCAGAATCCCTGTCTGATAAAATGATAGCTCTTCGCTTGGAGCACCCACGCTGGACCACCGCCAGACTTATTAAAGAACTTGCCAGGGCCGGCGTATGGAATGGCAGAAAACCCAGCCGGTCAGCCCTTTATAGATTCGCCAAGACCCATAATCTGCAAAGAGATCCTCACCTGAACCCTGAACTGGGTGCCAGACCTTATGCGTTTGACCATTTCGGACAACTATGGATGGCAGACTTTCTCCATGGCCCCAAATTGTACCATGGCAAAAAAAAGAAAAAGACATACCTGCATGTAATCCTGGATGACTGTTGCCGGTATATCGTTCATGGCGGATTTTATTTGACCGAATCGGTCAATCCTTTAGTCTTTGATCTTATGGGCAGCGTAAAACGATTTGGTATCCCCCAGCGCTTTTACGTCGATAATGGTGCGGCCTATTCCAGCCGTCATCTCAAAATTATATGTGCCAGAAACGGTATTGATTTGGTGCATACGCCGCCATACAGGCCTCAGGGCAGAGGCAAGGTTGAGCGTTTATTCAGAACCGTAAGGGACCAGTTTCTCTGCGATAAATACAAAACCGTCCAGCAGATCAACCAGGCCTTTAAAGTTTGGCTGAGCAATTATCATCAGAGCATACATTCCTCTTTGGGGTGCTCTCCTAAACAAAAACGGCTTCAGACACGCAGTTGTTGCCGGACCCTTCCTCCGACAGCCGACATTGAGTCTTTGTTTAGGATGGAACGACGGTGCAGGGTATATAAAGACTCAACCATTCGGTTCAGAAAAAATCAGTATGAAATTCCCGGATCCCTGCCGGGTTCCAGGGTCATCATTTATTATATGCCTTGGGATATAGAAGACGTCTATTATGGAGAAGAAATGAAAAAAGCACGTATCGTTGATCTTAGTGAAAATGCCAGAAGATTTGATGCTCCCGGCGGGAGGACGAAATGA